A DNA window from Bradyrhizobium barranii subsp. barranii contains the following coding sequences:
- a CDS encoding GNAT family N-acetyltransferase → MTFLSVEQSDGLVSSTSGIAVDFVRDWRQAASRLSVGHRTAFQHGYWLGAWYEAFHGFAPLIALISDAATGKDIAVVPMISHIRRGIRIVEFADLGVSDNNAPILALDAALDAAATDAIGRALVDAVRALPDCFDLLRLKKMPAHVGGKPNPLVSLGRIGSCSLNGNLVLTGDDYEAYRASIKRMQMPRCWRVFSRHAGARLEIAVDVARARELLDIMDVQQQARMRKLGSRFVLNDDAHARFYREVARQGIAEGYAVISALVCDEAVVATTFGVRFGASYFLLRISHAGDSWSNCSPGLLVTERTMAALHAEGVRRFDLSIGNQDYKRRFGAAKVALTDVSIALSWRGAPYAWRDHAAQNLRRYPRLAAFASRAIRKMR, encoded by the coding sequence ATGACGTTTCTCAGCGTCGAGCAATCAGATGGTCTTGTGTCCAGCACGTCGGGAATCGCTGTCGATTTCGTGCGTGACTGGCGGCAGGCCGCATCGCGCCTGAGCGTGGGGCATCGCACCGCATTCCAGCACGGTTACTGGCTCGGCGCATGGTACGAGGCGTTTCACGGCTTTGCACCGCTGATCGCATTGATCTCCGATGCCGCGACCGGCAAGGACATCGCGGTGGTGCCGATGATCAGCCACATCAGGCGCGGCATCCGCATCGTCGAATTCGCCGACCTCGGCGTCTCCGACAACAACGCGCCGATCCTGGCGCTCGATGCCGCGTTGGACGCTGCGGCGACGGATGCGATCGGCAGGGCGCTGGTCGACGCTGTGCGCGCCTTGCCCGACTGCTTCGATCTGCTGCGGCTGAAGAAGATGCCGGCCCATGTCGGCGGCAAGCCGAACCCGCTGGTGTCGCTCGGACGGATCGGATCCTGCTCGCTCAACGGCAATCTCGTGCTGACGGGCGACGACTATGAAGCCTACCGGGCCTCGATCAAGCGCATGCAGATGCCACGCTGCTGGCGGGTCTTCAGCCGTCATGCCGGCGCGCGGCTCGAGATCGCCGTGGATGTCGCGCGTGCGCGGGAGCTGCTGGACATAATGGATGTCCAGCAGCAGGCCCGCATGCGAAAGCTCGGCTCGCGCTTCGTCCTCAACGACGACGCTCATGCCCGATTCTATCGCGAGGTCGCCCGTCAGGGTATCGCGGAGGGCTATGCCGTCATCTCGGCGCTGGTCTGCGACGAGGCCGTCGTCGCCACCACGTTCGGCGTCAGGTTTGGTGCGAGCTATTTCCTCCTGCGCATCAGCCACGCCGGCGATTCATGGTCGAACTGCTCGCCGGGGCTGCTCGTCACCGAGCGTACCATGGCGGCGCTGCATGCAGAGGGCGTGCGCCGTTTCGATCTCAGCATCGGCAACCAGGACTACAAGCGCCGCTTCGGCGCCGCGAAGGTCGCATTGACCGATGTCAGCATCGCGCTGTCCTGGCGCGGCGCTCCCTATGCATGGCGCGACCATGCCGCGCAGAACCTGCGTCGCTATCCCAGGCTCGCCGCCTTCGCCAGCCGGGCGATACGCAAGATGCGGTGA
- a CDS encoding O-antigen ligase family protein: MDRSAADMTDVETRTLGRVLHDGLAGLNAAQAARCLVAVAALLLVLITLDPFPDLRNEDVTTVVGGRMALTYISWGLLAAVAMLFVAATDAPALKSLVTPLHLCLVGWLLINIVLSESRGVSIQRFVLAVSVTSLAMLLPLLPPTQRTFNLCLGGAALVLLVLCYLGVFLAPQYSMHTALDLTEPQLAGDWRGSFGHKNIASPVMTILVYVGIYLCGVGSFVMGPAIAALAGIFLIFTGGKTSTVLCLAIYALASLVYVTPGLWLKRLICFVPLIVMNLLTVGSVLSPTLGALTRLLPLDPTFTGRSAIWEFALAAVAEKPIIGHGYAAFWDDVTARQTAQGSEWATSAAHSHNSYLDLAVTIGLPGLMLVILVFVLAPLGNFQSAQAHNRSRALAKLFLTVWLFGLYYGATETFQLERQNPIWFMFALAVAGLHFLARFQCVEQTEPER; the protein is encoded by the coding sequence ATGGATCGCAGCGCCGCTGACATGACCGACGTGGAGACCCGAACGCTGGGCCGCGTCCTGCACGATGGGCTCGCGGGGCTGAATGCCGCGCAGGCGGCGCGCTGCCTCGTCGCGGTTGCGGCGCTGCTGCTGGTGCTGATCACGCTCGATCCGTTTCCCGACCTTCGCAACGAGGATGTGACCACGGTCGTCGGCGGGCGCATGGCGCTCACCTATATATCCTGGGGTCTGCTGGCTGCGGTCGCGATGTTGTTCGTCGCCGCCACCGATGCGCCCGCGCTGAAGAGCCTGGTGACGCCGCTGCATCTTTGCCTCGTCGGCTGGCTGTTGATCAACATCGTCCTCTCCGAGAGTCGTGGCGTTTCGATCCAGCGCTTCGTGCTGGCGGTCAGCGTGACGTCGCTCGCCATGCTGTTGCCATTGCTGCCGCCGACACAGCGGACTTTCAATCTGTGCCTAGGCGGAGCCGCGCTCGTGCTGCTGGTGCTGTGCTATCTCGGCGTCTTCCTCGCGCCGCAATATTCGATGCACACCGCGCTCGATCTCACCGAGCCGCAGCTTGCCGGCGACTGGCGCGGCAGCTTCGGCCACAAGAACATCGCTTCGCCCGTGATGACCATCCTGGTCTATGTCGGCATTTACCTCTGCGGCGTCGGGTCGTTCGTGATGGGTCCCGCGATCGCTGCGCTGGCCGGCATCTTCCTGATCTTCACCGGCGGCAAGACGTCGACGGTGCTGTGCCTTGCGATCTACGCGCTCGCCTCGCTGGTCTATGTCACGCCAGGCCTGTGGCTGAAGCGGCTCATCTGCTTCGTGCCGCTGATCGTGATGAACCTGCTGACGGTCGGCAGCGTCCTGAGCCCGACGCTCGGGGCGCTGACGCGGCTGCTTCCCCTCGATCCCACCTTCACCGGCCGGTCCGCCATATGGGAATTCGCGCTCGCGGCCGTCGCCGAGAAGCCGATCATCGGTCACGGCTATGCGGCGTTCTGGGACGACGTGACCGCGCGGCAGACCGCTCAGGGGTCCGAATGGGCGACGTCCGCCGCGCACAGCCACAACAGCTATCTCGACCTCGCGGTCACCATCGGCCTGCCGGGGCTGATGCTCGTGATCCTCGTCTTCGTGCTCGCACCGCTCGGCAATTTCCAGTCGGCCCAGGCTCACAACCGTAGTCGCGCGCTGGCAAAACTGTTCCTCACCGTATGGCTGTTCGGCTTGTATTACGGGGCCACCGAGACCTTCCAGCTCGAACGGCAGAACCCGATCTGGTTCATGTTCGCGCTTGCAGTGGCTGGCCTGCATTTCCTCGCCAGGTTCCAATGCGTCGAACAGACGGAACCGGAGCGCTGA
- a CDS encoding SDR family NAD(P)-dependent oxidoreductase codes for MTKKLSGKVALVTGGSRGIGAASARALADEGADVAISYVASPEKAEAVVTELKARGVKARAFKADQASAKDVTQLVNDVAREFGHLDILVNNAGVAAGGAIDDAKADTAALERQDSINVHGVIAAIRAASQLMGEGGRIVTVGSMLADRASFPGLADYVATKAAVVGYTKGAARDLGPRGITVNVVQPGSIDTDMNPKDGGEFAETQRKQHALQRFGRPEEVAAGVVFLASPEASFVTGTVLNVDGGFGA; via the coding sequence ATGACCAAGAAGCTCTCAGGCAAGGTTGCCCTCGTCACCGGCGGCTCGCGCGGCATCGGCGCGGCATCGGCCCGCGCACTCGCCGATGAAGGCGCGGATGTCGCCATCAGCTATGTCGCCTCGCCCGAAAAGGCCGAGGCGGTCGTCACCGAACTGAAGGCCCGCGGCGTCAAGGCCCGCGCTTTCAAGGCAGACCAGGCCTCGGCCAAGGACGTAACGCAGCTCGTCAATGACGTCGCCAGGGAATTCGGCCATCTCGACATCCTCGTCAACAATGCCGGCGTTGCCGCGGGCGGCGCGATCGACGATGCGAAGGCTGACACGGCCGCGCTTGAACGGCAGGATTCCATCAACGTACACGGCGTGATCGCGGCGATCCGCGCTGCCTCGCAATTGATGGGCGAAGGCGGCCGCATCGTCACCGTCGGCTCCATGCTCGCCGACCGCGCCTCGTTCCCGGGGCTTGCCGACTACGTCGCCACCAAGGCGGCCGTCGTCGGCTACACCAAGGGCGCGGCACGCGACCTCGGCCCGCGCGGCATCACCGTGAACGTGGTGCAGCCCGGCTCGATCGACACCGACATGAACCCGAAGGACGGCGGCGAGTTCGCCGAGACGCAGCGCAAGCAGCACGCGTTGCAGCGCTTCGGCCGCCCCGAGGAAGTCGCCGCCGGAGTCGTGTTCCTCGCAAGCCCGGAAGCCTCCTTCGTCACCGGCACAGTGCTCAACGTCGACGGCGGGTTCGGCGCCTGA
- a CDS encoding pirin family protein, which produces MIELRPFGKLGGADHGWLKAKHHFSFASHYDPNNMGHGALRVWNDDEIAPNTGFPAHPHANMEIITYVREGAITHQDSLGNEGRTEAGDVQVMSAGSGVRHSEYNLEPTKTRIFQIWIEPTARGGQPTWGSKPFPKADRTGKLVTIASGDENDKDALPIRADARVLATTLKAGETAEYSAQKSRHLYLVPAAGAVEINGVRVNARDGAAIRDEDKLKITALEDSELVLVDAA; this is translated from the coding sequence ATGATCGAACTCAGACCTTTCGGAAAGCTCGGCGGTGCCGATCACGGCTGGCTCAAGGCCAAGCACCATTTCTCCTTCGCCAGCCACTACGACCCGAACAACATGGGTCATGGCGCCTTGCGGGTGTGGAACGACGACGAGATCGCGCCGAACACCGGCTTTCCCGCCCATCCTCACGCCAACATGGAAATCATCACCTATGTGCGCGAGGGCGCGATCACCCATCAGGACAGCCTCGGCAACGAGGGCCGCACCGAAGCGGGCGACGTGCAGGTGATGAGCGCCGGCAGCGGTGTTCGCCACTCCGAGTACAATCTCGAGCCGACCAAGACCCGGATCTTCCAGATCTGGATCGAACCGACCGCGCGTGGCGGCCAGCCGACCTGGGGCTCGAAGCCGTTTCCGAAGGCGGACCGCACCGGCAAGCTCGTCACCATCGCCAGCGGCGACGAGAACGACAAGGACGCCTTGCCGATCCGCGCCGATGCGCGGGTGCTGGCGACCACACTGAAGGCCGGCGAAACGGCTGAGTATTCAGCTCAGAAGTCGCGCCACCTTTATCTCGTGCCGGCGGCAGGCGCGGTCGAAATCAACGGCGTGCGCGTCAACGCCCGCGACGGCGCCGCGATCCGCGACGAGGACAAGCTGAAGATCACGGCGCTGGAAGATTCCGAGCTCGTGCTCGTCGACGCGGCCTAA
- a CDS encoding LysR family transcriptional regulator codes for MAKLPDFEALAIFAKVVELRSFAGAASELAMSKATVSKAVTRLEERLGARLFNRTSRRLALTDAGHKLAERATRLLVDGEAAENEALAQSVAPRGLVRLAVPMTFGIKAVAPLLPEFFETYPEVSVDLHLSDATIDLIGEGFDMAVRIARLPDSSLIARRLFTMPRFTVAAPSYLKKHGRPTHPMHLAEHKCFSYAYLSTPNVWNYTNSAGEQASVRPGGQLRVNNGEAVMPALIAGLGIAELPEFIVGEAISSGEVEVILKDWKQAEGAVHLVTPPGGPRPARVEALGDFLAAKLPGTCKRRPRGKAKTS; via the coding sequence ATGGCAAAACTCCCCGATTTCGAGGCGCTCGCGATTTTCGCAAAAGTCGTGGAATTACGGTCGTTTGCAGGGGCCGCGAGCGAACTTGCGATGTCCAAGGCAACGGTGTCCAAGGCGGTCACGCGGCTGGAGGAACGGCTCGGTGCCCGGCTGTTCAACCGCACCTCGCGGCGGCTGGCGCTGACCGATGCCGGGCACAAGCTCGCCGAACGCGCCACGCGTCTGCTCGTCGACGGCGAGGCGGCCGAGAACGAGGCGCTGGCGCAATCGGTGGCGCCGCGCGGCCTGGTCCGGCTCGCCGTGCCCATGACGTTCGGGATCAAGGCGGTGGCGCCGTTGCTGCCGGAGTTCTTCGAAACCTATCCGGAGGTCTCGGTCGATCTGCATCTGAGCGATGCGACGATCGATCTGATCGGCGAGGGTTTTGACATGGCGGTGCGGATCGCGCGTCTGCCGGACTCTTCGCTGATCGCACGGCGGCTCTTCACCATGCCGCGCTTCACGGTGGCCGCGCCGTCCTACCTCAAGAAACATGGCCGGCCGACGCATCCGATGCATCTCGCCGAACACAAATGCTTCAGCTACGCCTATCTCTCCACGCCCAATGTCTGGAACTACACCAATTCGGCAGGCGAGCAGGCCAGCGTCCGTCCGGGCGGACAGCTTCGCGTCAACAACGGTGAGGCGGTGATGCCGGCGCTGATCGCCGGCCTCGGCATCGCCGAGCTGCCCGAGTTCATCGTCGGCGAGGCGATTTCGTCCGGCGAGGTCGAGGTGATCCTGAAAGACTGGAAGCAGGCCGAAGGCGCCGTGCATCTGGTGACCCCACCCGGCGGCCCGCGCCCCGCACGCGTCGAGGCGCTCGGCGATTTTCTCGCGGCGAAGCTGCCGGGCACCTGCAAGCGGCGGCCTCGCGGGAAAGCAAAGACGTCGTAG
- a CDS encoding RBBP9/YdeN family alpha/beta hydrolase, which translates to MHDIITLPGLGGSAEAHWQTLWERNDTRFTRFQPASWDRPELADWEQSLEQAVGRCAKPPVLVAHSLACLLVAHWATRFPSTIAGAFLVAVPDPDGANFPAEAAAFKPVPDRTLRFPSLIIASTDDPFGRLDKTQQRARAWKSGLIGLGALGHINASSGLGDWPQGRALLDAFSAGLSR; encoded by the coding sequence ATGCACGACATCATCACCTTGCCCGGCCTCGGCGGCTCCGCAGAAGCTCATTGGCAGACACTCTGGGAGCGCAACGATACACGTTTCACGCGGTTTCAGCCGGCGAGCTGGGACCGGCCGGAGCTCGCCGATTGGGAGCAATCCCTGGAGCAGGCGGTCGGGCGCTGCGCGAAACCGCCGGTGCTGGTCGCACACAGCCTCGCTTGCCTGCTGGTGGCGCACTGGGCCACGCGCTTCCCATCCACGATCGCGGGTGCTTTTCTGGTCGCGGTGCCCGATCCCGATGGCGCCAATTTTCCCGCGGAGGCGGCTGCGTTCAAGCCGGTGCCGGACCGTACGCTGCGCTTCCCCTCACTCATCATCGCCAGCACCGACGATCCCTTTGGCAGGCTCGATAAGACGCAGCAGCGGGCGCGTGCCTGGAAGTCCGGTCTGATCGGACTGGGCGCCCTTGGCCACATCAATGCGTCGAGCGGGCTCGGCGACTGGCCGCAGGGTCGCGCGCTGCTGGACGCCTTCAGTGCCGGCCTTTCGAGATGA
- a CDS encoding protein-L-isoaspartate O-methyltransferase family protein: MEDRSAKYRAFYAQLICAAAKTTDPRIEQAFRTVRREPFAGPGPWSISVGGHPYVVTPDDDPAFLYQNTLLALDPARGLNIGMPGAHAYWLSGCGVREGETVIQIGAGSGYYTAILAELAGPSGRVHAYEIDERLAAFARENLKDIPHVELEDRSGIASDLPGADVIYVCAGAAQPATQWLDALRPGGRLVFPLAPEGMLGGMLMITRPDEGAVWPAKFLSRAQFIGCAGLQDADAGRRLAEAFAKGWESVQSLRRGGAPDETCWFAGEGWWLSTAAAPVPTDSIKPHADLTQA, from the coding sequence ATGGAAGATCGTTCGGCGAAATATCGCGCATTCTATGCGCAGTTGATCTGCGCTGCGGCCAAGACGACAGATCCCCGTATCGAGCAGGCCTTTCGCACGGTCAGGCGCGAACCCTTCGCCGGACCCGGACCGTGGTCGATCTCCGTCGGTGGCCATCCCTATGTCGTGACGCCCGACGATGACCCCGCCTTCCTCTATCAAAACACGCTTCTGGCGCTGGATCCGGCGCGCGGCCTCAATATCGGGATGCCCGGCGCGCACGCCTATTGGCTCAGCGGCTGCGGCGTGCGGGAAGGCGAGACGGTGATCCAGATCGGTGCCGGCAGCGGCTACTACACCGCCATTCTCGCCGAGCTCGCGGGACCTTCGGGCCGTGTCCATGCCTATGAGATCGACGAACGCCTGGCGGCATTCGCGCGCGAAAATCTGAAGGACATCCCGCATGTCGAGCTGGAAGATCGCTCGGGCATCGCGTCCGATTTACCGGGCGCGGATGTGATCTATGTCTGTGCGGGCGCGGCGCAGCCGGCCACGCAATGGCTCGATGCGCTGCGGCCCGGCGGCCGGCTGGTGTTTCCGCTGGCGCCGGAGGGCATGCTCGGTGGCATGTTGATGATCACGCGCCCGGACGAGGGCGCGGTCTGGCCGGCGAAATTCCTGAGTCGTGCCCAATTCATCGGCTGCGCGGGACTGCAGGACGCGGATGCCGGCCGGCGATTGGCCGAGGCGTTCGCGAAAGGATGGGAGAGCGTACAGTCGCTGCGCAGAGGCGGCGCTCCGGACGAGACGTGCTGGTTTGCCGGTGAGGGCTGGTGGCTTTCGACGGCGGCGGCGCCCGTCCCGACGGATTCAATCAAGCCCCACGCCGACCTCACGCAGGCGTAA
- the wrbA gene encoding NAD(P)H:quinone oxidoreductase yields MTKVLVLYYSAYGHIEAMANAVAEGAREAGATVDIKRVPELVPAEVAKASYYKVDQAAPVAKIEDLVNYDAIIVGTGTRFGRMASQMANFLDQAGGLWAKGALHGKVGGAFTASATQHGGQETTLFSIITNLLHFGMVVVGLNYGFAGQMKLDEVTGGAPYGATTITGGDGSRQPSANELAGARYQGRQIAETAKKLHG; encoded by the coding sequence ATGACCAAAGTTCTCGTCCTCTATTATTCCGCCTATGGCCACATCGAAGCGATGGCCAACGCTGTTGCCGAAGGCGCGCGCGAGGCCGGCGCCACCGTCGACATCAAGCGCGTGCCCGAGCTGGTGCCGGCCGAAGTCGCCAAGGCGTCCTATTACAAGGTCGATCAGGCAGCACCCGTCGCCAAGATTGAGGACCTCGTCAATTACGACGCAATCATCGTCGGCACCGGCACCCGTTTCGGCCGCATGGCCTCGCAGATGGCGAACTTTTTGGACCAGGCCGGTGGACTCTGGGCCAAGGGCGCTCTGCACGGCAAGGTCGGCGGCGCCTTCACCGCGAGCGCGACCCAGCATGGCGGCCAGGAGACGACGCTGTTCTCGATCATCACCAATTTGCTGCATTTCGGCATGGTCGTGGTCGGTCTGAACTATGGCTTTGCCGGTCAGATGAAGCTCGACGAGGTCACCGGCGGCGCCCCCTACGGCGCCACCACGATCACCGGCGGCGACGGCAGCCGCCAGCCCAGCGCCAACGAGCTCGCCGGCGCACGCTACCAGGGCCGCCAGATCGCGGAGACCGCCAAGAAACTTCATGGCTGA
- a CDS encoding Lrp/AsnC family transcriptional regulator, with protein sequence MEALQANARVPLSELGRSVGLSQPAISERVKRLEEAGIIEGYGARINPRALGLGLMALVRLRTSHEHIKTCLKRFSEIPHIVEVHRVTGDDCFVLKVLVPAPEDLETIVDRIAGFGAVTTSLVLRSEPARPIGKDLIRKKTERG encoded by the coding sequence CTGGAGGCATTGCAGGCCAATGCGCGCGTGCCGCTGTCCGAGCTCGGCCGTTCCGTCGGGCTGTCTCAGCCGGCCATCTCCGAGCGCGTGAAGCGGCTCGAGGAAGCCGGGATTATCGAAGGCTACGGCGCCCGCATCAATCCGCGCGCGCTAGGGCTCGGCCTGATGGCGCTGGTCCGCCTGCGCACGTCGCATGAGCACATCAAGACCTGCCTCAAACGGTTCAGCGAGATTCCGCACATCGTTGAAGTCCATCGCGTGACCGGCGATGATTGCTTCGTGCTCAAGGTGCTGGTTCCGGCGCCGGAAGATCTGGAGACGATCGTGGATCGTATCGCCGGCTTCGGCGCTGTGACGACCTCGCTCGTGCTGCGGAGCGAGCCGGCGCGACCGATCGGTAAAGACCTCATCAGGAAGAAGACCGAACGCGGTTGA